Part of the Lucilia cuprina isolate Lc7/37 chromosome 5, ASM2204524v1, whole genome shotgun sequence genome is shown below.
tgatattaacaaatttatgataaatttgaCTTTATTCATAAGCAGTTGATATTTGCTTATACACTGATACACATTGTATCTCAAAGTCGCTCTATGACCCATAATGCAATGTTTCTCTATCCACATATTTAGAGTGATATTCcaccaaatttaatttaattccgactttatctttaattattttgtaaaaaatttagaattttcagTATACGCTAGGGTTATAACCAAATTTAGAACATTTGCTgcggaaacttttttttacgctcgaaatacttttttatactctATGCGGAatggaattttcaaaaaattgtataaaacttataCCCCTAATATACACATTCtgtgtttttaattgaaaacacgAGTTAGAAGACTCATTAGATTTGAGCTGCAAATTTCGACCAAAGTTTACAGAAAAAACCTCTGAAATTgaccttaaaataataaaatttatgtattttcgaAATCCAGAAAAATCCCGgcattacaattttaaaacttgACATTTTTTACAACGTGAAAATCTAtctatttttctaaatatggcGAAAGTTGTTGCAGTATAACTAGGTTGTTTTGCAAGGAAGTTGATAAtggagtaatttttattttatccttATTGTTATGTATTGTTATTACATTAACTTCTCTATCACTTTTAAGTATATATTGAAGTTAACCTTTCTTTGTGTTAAACCCATGTCCCGTATTCATAACGATATTATTcgcttattttagttttataacgtacattttccatacaatttCTATTCCgctaatattaataaaagttaTATGCATTTTACACTTAGATTCATTTCTCATCAATTTGTAAAGATGACAACATCTTTCGATacgaaaaatacagaaaaaagcGTCGTCTTTCAACATCTTAACAAGAtgtttctaaattattttgttcCACTCGTCATATTTTAATAACACTAGGCAGTACTGAAAatgccttttaaataaaaagagctGATTCTTATGTATTTCCACCCGGTTAGCTCTAGTTTTCGGGATATTGTGGATTTTGTAAAAAACgttatttaagacatttttgatattttttttaattattttctcaaGATTGGACCAATATTTGTAGAGTTATTTAACAGCATGGTAATCTACATAAACGTATCTATCATTATAATCATGCTGACAGTTATTACAGGATATCTTGTATGTTCTGCAGCGAAGttgaaaattgtactttttttgttttattcttaaagctttaatttaagataaacgagtttgattttattttaaaatatagtacTTAGATATAacgataacaattttaaataacaaatttgaatttaatccGAAATGTTAATTGGTTTGTGTTGGTAGTacattatagaaaaatctacataaaattatCTATCATTAGATTATAATCATGCTGACAGTTATTACAGGATATCTTGTGTGTTCTGCAGCAAagttgaaattgtattttttttttgttttattcttaaagctttaatttaagataaacgagtttgattttattttaaaatatagtacTTAGACATAACGATAACAATTATAAATGATGAAACAGaacatatttctatttattgtcttttgtttttatttttcgttgccTATTTACatggttttgtttataaaatgtatgaaaatattttgaaagtatgGTAAtgctgcacagtggggcagaatggaaattttttggaaataaatctggcatttctaatcggctgatccgatcgggataaaatttggcgtgagcgtagccaaggagtattcgagctTAAGTtttgaaccccgcagatgccccagggacggagctgtggcggctcaaagtagggtacctacgacatgtaaaatttttaaactcgtgccattttttgtttttcacccaaatacaaaaatttttatattttctgaaatcgacgagatcttgaaaaaacatgcttggacatactacttatctcttataatatccgagttataggcatttaaaaatttagtgatacaaaatttaccataccttggtccgcctttttttgaataccgggcgtaattttggaccaaatggactcaattttttcaaaatttccaataatatacaaaaactttcagatcaatatcatttacagatccaaaaatatacgttttaaaatttaaaaattcaaaaaattttagatttttgccgtttttttgcccaaaatgtgtcttaactcttttattaataaaataaaattttctttaagaacatataacaattttatagttttctaaaaggtatctttacgcagaacgctttggcgtaaaaaacttgtcctattttttgaaaatgttgccactgcgtccttccgaatattacctattttttatcaaaacttcaactttgggcgacatgttctaaaatcccaaagctgggatcagaaaactgaaagttttggaaacctcaatacgTTTTctttttactccaaaagtattttcccagccctgaaagaaatgtggaccctatgggcaaaaatgtaaaaaatcccatttttggtattttcattcatatttttgggaactgcgggatgccctttgacctttttaaattttttttttgcattttcttatttgaaatgacaaatttaacaagcgttgaagatttcattgagttttgttcataaataaagatatgTCATAtatgtcatatattacatatttgttaaatttctaaaactatgctttatatcaaaattttaatagggtcgcagatagctacaacaatttagtccatatttatcgcttaatatcttttttaagttagatatggaaattctcggccctttacaaaaaatttcaagccaatatctcaattacattcaaaaatatgttcatttaaacctgtgtcctttaatttcatctttttcatattttagtattaagtatgacagaacatacatttggtgttgaataaaatatttggacaatatttaaaagttatttagttaattattttattaaagactataacattgtatatacaataaaaaaatataattttattatgagccacgcacaacaacacctaaatcaccccacacaaaccacctttcccgcccaccgaaatataaaacacaatttaatacaatttcatcagttagtataatagctttttttatttgaactgtttatcttaaacataatacaattaattcttacaacctacttatatatttaattcctaacactacttattttctataaagtaaTCTGTCTtaacggtatacatatccataaggtaatataagtccttttaatcttcctcgttttgagataatagagtttcataacaaatccatctttttcgcatagttgaaagaacaggatcagaagatagaagtaaactattaaaaatatctttattctgtgattgcctggagcattttcttaagctggaAAGTTGAACATGCCTAAAATCtcaattcctcgcttcctgggcttcttctgttaactctccaagtggaagaatattcgattcaattattttttgaccatgacacaatactttgtgtactgttggtgttagttccctccatggattgctgatacatttaacgaaaggaaaaccaacctatggatgccgtacatattgcaactattcttcctaatgcatcaccaaaacgacttaagcgaattgtggaaagtataccaactccaacatcacaatcaaattttactgaagaggaagcaatagcgcttatgttggaactgggtctcagtcgaaataagtaccaaatattaaggaaagctctgcatgaaaaaggacacaatatattaccatcatacaaggcgatccaggaaaaaaaaaaactatcctaccatcacctattgctgttaatgatgtggaagcttgtattgatatatcatctttgctcgaaaacacagcatcaagaattgtgtcagacttttcagaagaccaactaaggaaaattcataactgtgatgttgtcttaatgtgtaagtggggatgtgacggtttatcagcacttccagaatacaaacaagcttgtggaagtcggacattagcagactacaaaagtgtatttatgtcatcattagtgccattacgaattcgttcatattcccttaatccatcatcgtcaagcatcggaaattcatttgaagatatatggatcaatacaactccgggttcaaaaaatttttgtagacccattggatttgaatatataaaggagtcaaagaaaacaacaaaagatttagtggaatatttaaaagatgaaataaatgcactggagcccatttgcataaaaataaaggaattctctattaacgtatcatatcagctaagcttaacaatgattgatggaaaggtcagcaatgccataacagaaacttcttccttctggagatgctcaatatgtaatgagaaaaagtcgcaattctcaaatataaacaaaagcagaagtattaatgaagaagtcctgtctttcggaatttcaccacttcatgccagaatacgatttttggattactttttacacatagcatacgacctcaaatatagaagtgtgccagagaatactaaatcaacaaaaaataatgaagaattgaaagaactgagagctgcggaaaaaagcagaatccaagaagaatttaaagttcagatgggattaaacatcgacaaaccacttccaagttgcggtagtacaaatgacggtaatacggcgagaaggttttttcgtgattttgaaattacttcaaaaataactggaatcgacaaggagttgcttcgaagagttaacactattttaatggcactgaatagtaaacataaaattaatggaaatcgatttggggaatatacatctgaaatttctaaattacttgtatctctgtatccaaagtattgtgtcatggtcaaataataattgaatcgaatattcttccacttggagagttaacagaagaagcccaggaagcgaggaatcgagattttaagcatgttcaacttttcagctcaagaaaatgctccaggcaatcacagaatgaagatatttttaatagtttacttctatcttctgatcctgttctttcaactatgcgaaaaagatggatttgttatgaaactctatcatctcaaaacgaggaagatttaaaggacttatattaccttctggatatgtataccgatatgacagattattttatagaaaataagtagtgttaggaattaactatataagtaggttgtaagaattaattgtattatgtttaagataaacagttcaaataaaaaaagctattatactaactgatgatattgtattaaattgtgttttatatttcggtgggcgggaaaggtggtttgtggggtgatttaggtgttgttgtgcgtggctcataataaaattatattttttttattgtatatacaatgttatagtctttaataaaataattaactaaataatttttaaaaattgtccaaatattttattcaacaccaaatgtatgttctgtctgtcatacttaatactaaaatatgaaaaagatgaaattaaaggacacaggtttaaatgaacatatttttgaatgtaattgagatattggcttgaaattttttgtaaagggtcgagaatttccatatctaactaaaaaaagatattaagggataaatatggactaaattgttgtagctatctgcgaccctattaaaattttgatttattagtgaatgaatcgaaattatcattacctgtatatttttacctacatgatcataaacgaaacagaacgaaatgatctgtcgaaaaaattgaggtaaaaaatagtatatttatggatctgtaaaaaataaaaaggtcaaagggcatcccgcaattcccaaaaataggaatgaaaatcccaaaaatgggattttttacatttttgcccatagggtccacatttctttcagggctgggaaaatacttttggagtaaaaagaaaacatattgaggtttccaaaactgctttcagttttctgatcccagctttgggattttagaacatgtcgcccaaagttgaagttttgataaaaaataggtcatattcggaaggacgcagtggcatcattttcaaaaaataggacaagttttttacgccaaagcgttctgcgtaaagataccttttagaaaactataaaaatgttatatgttcttaaagaaaattttattttattaataaaagagttaagacacattttgggcaaaaaaacggcaaaaatctaaaatttttttatttttaaattaaaaaacgtatatttttggatctttaaatgatattgatctgaaaatTACGCcaggtattcaaaaaaaggcggaccaaggtatggtaaattttgtatcactaaatttttaaatgcctataactcggatattataagagataagtagtatgttcaagcatgtttttttcaagatctcgtcgagcgctttcagaaaatatttgtatttgggtgaaaaacaaaaaatggcacgagtttaaaaattttacatgtcgtaggccgccacagctccgtccctggggcatctgcggggttcatcttcaaaacttaaactcgaatactccttggctacgctcacgccaaattttatcccgatcggatcagccgtttagaaatgccagatttatttccaaaaaatttccattctgtcCCACTGTGTGATCGtggctttgtttgtatgtatttcttgcGTTCAATGTTCTGTCTAATTGTTACACTATCCACTTTATGAATAATGCTGTGTAAGCAATTAATTACTATATAATCtaagaactttttcaataaagactTCGCTTAACACAAGAGAGCTGTAATTTAGCTCTTGCGAAGAGTACATATTGAACTTATCATCTTTTAATCTCTATATGGCGATCCTGCCAGCCTTTTTGGagtgctaaaaaaaataataagcacccaaaaggaataaaaaaaccGCAAATCCCAGTGTTAATCCTCCAAATATACAACAACTTGCATCTGCAAATGGTAACAAATACAGCCCCAGCTACTACAGCTAATGAAGTTACTATTCCTGTACCCATTGTAAATAACGAAGGCACTTATGCTTATATAACTGTTAAAGGTTCTTTACATGATcgttcttgttctgtttttaGTTTGAATGACACCGAAATACAGGCGCTATCGAAACGTTTCGAAAACAGTGTTAAACCAGTGGTGAATCGTGTTATGGTATCAGCCTCTCATCTTGTTATGCTAAATACCTTGGCACAATTGAGCTATAAAGTTGTTTGTTGTGGAAAAGCTGAAATCTGTTGGACTATGCAAcgtgaaatctaataaaaattgaaattataataaaaataaaaataaaaaaaaatataattgtgcaTTCAGTTGCACATTTAGGTCAGTAGGCGTTAACCGccatttgacaaatatttttattataaataatttttatttcttttaaatataaataattctaaGAATAAtgaataatcaaaataatatatagaatatttaagttttcaagctcaattaaaattttttaaggtcCTTTGTAATGGGAAAACACCAATCCAAAATAGAAAATCCTTCGGCCAATGTGGTCAATGAAGTAGAGATAGTACAGGGAAATACAAGTCTTGAATTAATTGAATGTTGTTTAGTAATAACAACTGTTTTAATAGGTTTAAATACATTGTTGCGTCTTTACGCCTtgcataataaaatattaaagaagaaatatacAAGCCGAGCTAACAATTTGGATAGA
Proteins encoded:
- the LOC111684889 gene encoding uncharacterized protein LOC111684889; the encoded protein is MCAENGKAKQQVKTRSTGGFKTKHRIHSLNDTEIQALSKRFENSVKPVVNRVMVSASHLVMLNTLAQLSYKVVCCGKAEICWTMQREI